Proteins encoded within one genomic window of Bacillus kexueae:
- a CDS encoding UDP-glucose dehydrogenase family protein yields the protein MKVSVIGTGYVGLVSGTCFSEIGHEVTCVDIDQEKINKLTMGEIPIYEPGLSDLVKKNVKSGKLYFTTDIKYAVTSAEIIIIAVGTPPLPSGEADLSYIFSAAKSIGENLNEYKVIVTKSTVPLGTNLKIKEIVNEASGGKYDFDIASNPEFLREGSAVYDTLNMERAVIGTETEKAALILEELHKGFNTTIIKTDVSTAELIKYAANSFLATKISFINEMAKLAEKFGADINKIAEGMGTDSRIGPHFLKAGIGYGGSCFPKDISALLATGIKNGIDLPILEAVTKVNVQQRNIIINKINEAFNGELINKRIAILGLAFKPNTDDMRESPAITVINELKKANADIIAYDPIAIPNACKIIPDLNASTNIDDVLNGADGVVIITDWKEIKEIDLDKMKTLLKNPIVIDGRNVFDPKQMEKMGFYYDSIGRPKITTII from the coding sequence ATGAAAGTAAGTGTGATTGGAACTGGATATGTAGGACTTGTATCTGGAACGTGTTTTAGTGAAATAGGTCACGAAGTGACTTGTGTTGACATAGACCAAGAAAAAATCAACAAGCTTACTATGGGTGAAATACCAATTTATGAACCAGGCCTTTCTGATTTAGTTAAAAAGAATGTAAAAAGTGGAAAACTATATTTCACTACAGATATTAAGTATGCAGTCACATCCGCTGAGATTATAATAATAGCAGTTGGTACCCCACCTTTACCGTCGGGAGAAGCTGATTTGTCTTATATTTTTAGTGCAGCAAAGTCCATTGGGGAAAATTTGAACGAATATAAAGTTATTGTTACGAAAAGTACAGTTCCTTTAGGAACTAACTTGAAGATAAAGGAAATAGTTAATGAAGCTTCTGGCGGGAAATATGATTTTGATATAGCATCAAACCCTGAATTTTTACGTGAGGGGTCTGCTGTATATGATACTTTAAATATGGAAAGAGCTGTTATAGGTACGGAAACTGAAAAAGCAGCTTTGATTTTAGAGGAGCTTCATAAAGGGTTTAATACGACAATAATTAAGACAGATGTATCTACGGCTGAGTTAATTAAGTACGCTGCAAATTCTTTCTTAGCTACTAAAATAAGCTTTATTAACGAAATGGCGAAGTTAGCAGAAAAATTTGGTGCTGATATAAATAAAATTGCTGAGGGGATGGGTACTGATAGTCGTATAGGTCCTCATTTCTTAAAAGCTGGCATTGGGTATGGTGGATCATGCTTCCCTAAAGATATTAGTGCACTTTTGGCAACGGGAATTAAAAACGGAATCGACCTACCTATATTAGAAGCGGTAACTAAGGTTAACGTACAACAAAGAAATATAATTATAAATAAGATTAACGAAGCATTTAACGGGGAATTAATTAATAAAAGAATAGCTATACTAGGTTTAGCCTTTAAGCCTAATACAGATGATATGAGGGAGTCTCCGGCTATAACAGTTATAAATGAACTGAAAAAGGCAAATGCAGACATTATCGCTTATGACCCTATAGCAATTCCAAATGCATGCAAAATCATCCCTGATTTAAATGCCTCGACAAATATTGATGATGTCTTGAATGGAGCAGATGGTGTTGTCATAATTACAGATTGGAAAGAAATCAAAGAAATTGATTTGGATAAGATGAAGACCTTATTAAAAAATCCTATTGTAATTGACGGACGAAATGTTTTCGACCCGAAACAAATGGAAAAGATGGGATTTTATTATGATTCAATTGGAAGACCAAAGATAACTACTATCATATAA
- the galU gene encoding UTP--glucose-1-phosphate uridylyltransferase GalU gives MKKVKKAVIPAAGLGTRFLPATKAQPKEMLPIVDKPTIQYIIEEAVASGIEDILIVTGRGKRAIEDHFDRSMELEESLQNKGKLQELDEIRQISDIADIHYIRQKEPKGLGHAIWCARKFIGDDPFAVMLGDDIVVSEKPCLGQLINKFEQTGSSVIGVQSVNSEDVTKYGIIDYDKSYTNDSNFVKVTDLVEKPSVEEAPSNMAIMGRYVLTPDIFEILTNLKPGKGNEIQLTDALKILNKEKEIFAYLFDGRRYDIGNKYGFVQATVEIALQREDIGEDLKNWLRTLV, from the coding sequence ATGAAAAAGGTAAAAAAAGCTGTAATTCCTGCTGCTGGCTTAGGTACAAGGTTTTTGCCCGCTACTAAAGCTCAACCAAAGGAAATGCTTCCAATTGTAGATAAACCAACAATACAATACATTATTGAAGAAGCAGTAGCTTCAGGAATTGAGGATATACTGATTGTAACTGGAAGAGGGAAAAGAGCAATCGAAGATCATTTTGACAGATCAATGGAATTGGAAGAATCTCTTCAAAATAAAGGGAAGTTACAGGAGTTAGATGAAATAAGACAGATTTCAGATATTGCAGATATTCATTATATCCGACAAAAAGAACCAAAGGGATTAGGACATGCCATATGGTGTGCTCGAAAGTTTATTGGTGATGATCCATTTGCAGTCATGCTCGGGGATGATATTGTTGTTTCCGAGAAGCCTTGTTTAGGTCAATTAATAAATAAATTTGAGCAGACAGGGTCTTCGGTCATTGGCGTTCAGTCGGTTAATAGTGAAGATGTTACTAAATACGGAATCATTGATTATGATAAATCGTATACCAATGATTCAAACTTTGTAAAAGTGACAGATTTAGTGGAAAAACCTTCAGTTGAGGAAGCGCCTTCTAATATGGCAATAATGGGTAGATATGTTTTAACACCTGACATCTTTGAGATTTTAACAAATTTAAAGCCTGGAAAAGGAAATGAAATACAACTCACAGATGCATTGAAAATTTTAAATAAAGAAAAAGAGATCTTCGCTTATCTATTTGATGGAAGAAGATATGATATAGGAAATAAGTATGGCTTTGTTCAGGCGACAGTAGAGATTGCTCTTCAAAGAGAGGATATTGGGGAGGATTTAAAGAACTGGTTAAGAACTCTAGTATAG
- a CDS encoding glycosyltransferase family 2 protein has translation MKFSVIIPTYNVEKYIVSCIQSVLDQTMNDLEIIVVDDCSSDKTLEIVMNLAKQDSRISFYKNDKNSGPSVSRNKGIELAKGEYIAFLDSDDWWDKNRLANMYKEAKRYNADMICDDQLLINDNDTDPWGTIFKNGNILIHKATPFNAEEFIIKDIGLKPIFKKEFIDTKKIKFNENLRYGEDYLFFLDCLTNGAKAILLPEAYYYYRAREGSLVTNQLKLYKQTFETTEDLLKDPSYSSVHDALLIRRKRIKEALKYYMIMQPIKDGEYLSGMIELIKSPQTIFIFLKRFPKIVNNRVLRKLKGNE, from the coding sequence ATGAAATTTTCTGTAATTATTCCTACTTACAATGTTGAAAAATATATTGTCTCTTGTATACAATCCGTACTCGATCAAACAATGAATGATCTGGAAATTATTGTGGTTGATGATTGCTCTTCAGATAAAACCTTAGAAATTGTCATGAACTTAGCTAAACAAGATTCTAGAATTTCCTTTTACAAGAATGACAAAAATTCAGGCCCTTCTGTCTCTAGAAATAAAGGAATTGAATTAGCAAAAGGTGAATATATCGCTTTTTTAGATAGTGATGATTGGTGGGATAAAAACCGTTTAGCCAATATGTATAAAGAAGCAAAACGCTACAATGCTGACATGATATGTGATGATCAATTATTAATTAATGATAATGATACAGACCCTTGGGGAACCATTTTCAAAAACGGAAATATTTTAATTCATAAAGCAACACCTTTTAATGCTGAAGAGTTTATTATAAAAGACATCGGTTTAAAACCAATTTTCAAGAAAGAATTTATTGATACAAAAAAAATTAAATTTAACGAGAACCTACGTTACGGAGAAGATTACCTATTTTTCCTAGATTGTTTAACTAATGGTGCGAAAGCCATTTTACTTCCAGAAGCCTACTATTATTACAGAGCACGTGAAGGATCTTTAGTAACTAATCAACTGAAACTATATAAACAAACATTCGAAACTACTGAAGATTTGTTGAAGGATCCTTCTTATAGCTCTGTACATGATGCTTTATTAATAAGAAGAAAGCGAATTAAGGAAGCTCTTAAATACTACATGATAATGCAACCAATCAAAGATGGGGAGTATTTAAGTGGAATGATTGAACTTATAAAATCACCCCAAACCATTTTTATATTCTTAAAAAGATTTCCAAAGATCGTTAACAACCGAGTGCTACGAAAATTGAAAGGGAATGAATAA
- a CDS encoding flippase, with translation MKKNSILSNAIYLFLSNVFVRFFTAASTILIARYLGAEDYGILSVALAYASVAAYFTDLGLTHTLIREGSKPKSSLPVLMSSFFRIRLVLSLLTIFISVGIIHIIYHDSSIKNILLIVLIPTIFGAALQGVGAAYYQVTERMHLTAIIRTVSGLLSATSLLLGMFLKWPLVYIAPVYGLANVIGGILSLVIVMKSINIFKGWDNKLLNGLGTFTISGFTIMLLPQIGPIILERVAGLEEAGYFAAAYRLPAVLYQIPGVIAAAFYPVLFKYANANKIDEHYKLSQKQIKIMTFLGIAMSIPFLFHAEWWIQFLFGEEWLSASSTLFILALMVILQSINYPLADAITTRGMQHYRTFIQLIALCIGVFLYILLGKNFGSIGGAISAVSLEILLLIGFMIVYKKGLMLFLNGVLINCLSFIVVVLINFILKGHLHPLVNSLTLVLLYTFLTIVLDRQLRLELLKLIRTKFIKGK, from the coding sequence TTGAAGAAAAATTCAATACTAAGTAATGCAATATATTTATTTTTAAGCAATGTATTTGTAAGATTTTTTACAGCAGCTTCCACCATACTTATCGCACGATATTTAGGTGCTGAAGACTATGGAATATTAAGTGTCGCTTTGGCATATGCATCTGTCGCTGCTTATTTTACTGACCTTGGTTTAACACATACTTTAATTAGGGAAGGATCGAAACCCAAAAGCTCATTGCCCGTTTTAATGAGTAGTTTTTTTAGAATTAGATTAGTGTTATCATTACTTACAATTTTTATTTCAGTAGGAATAATACATATCATTTACCATGATAGTTCAATTAAGAATATTTTGTTAATCGTATTAATTCCAACTATTTTCGGAGCAGCCCTTCAAGGGGTAGGGGCAGCCTATTATCAAGTAACGGAGAGAATGCACTTAACCGCAATAATTAGAACAGTTTCTGGCCTTTTATCGGCCACTTCTCTCCTTTTGGGAATGTTCTTGAAATGGCCACTAGTATATATCGCACCTGTATATGGACTAGCAAATGTAATTGGTGGAATATTAAGCTTAGTTATCGTGATGAAAAGTATCAATATATTTAAAGGGTGGGATAATAAACTACTTAATGGACTTGGAACATTTACGATTAGTGGTTTTACCATTATGTTACTACCACAAATTGGACCAATAATTTTGGAAAGAGTAGCAGGATTAGAAGAAGCGGGTTATTTTGCTGCAGCTTATCGCCTCCCTGCGGTCCTTTATCAAATTCCAGGAGTAATCGCTGCCGCATTTTATCCAGTCCTTTTTAAATACGCTAATGCAAACAAAATTGATGAGCACTATAAATTAAGTCAAAAACAAATTAAGATAATGACCTTTCTTGGAATTGCGATGTCTATTCCTTTCTTATTTCATGCCGAATGGTGGATTCAATTCCTTTTTGGAGAGGAATGGTTAAGCGCTTCATCGACTTTGTTTATACTTGCATTAATGGTGATACTACAATCAATCAATTATCCTCTAGCTGACGCCATCACAACTAGGGGGATGCAACATTATAGAACATTTATTCAGTTAATCGCTTTATGTATCGGCGTATTTTTGTATATTCTTTTAGGAAAAAATTTCGGAAGCATTGGGGGAGCAATCTCCGCAGTTTCACTAGAAATTCTTCTACTTATTGGATTTATGATTGTTTACAAAAAGGGGTTAATGCTATTTTTGAATGGAGTTTTAATTAACTGTCTTTCTTTTATAGTTGTTGTATTGATTAACTTCATCTTAAAGGGACATCTTCACCCTTTAGTTAATAGTCTTACTTTAGTCCTGTTATATACTTTTTTAACAATCGTACTTGATCGCCAACTTCGTTTAGAACTTTTAAAACTCATTCGGACGAAATTTATTAAAGGAAAGTGA
- a CDS encoding glycosyltransferase family 2 protein, whose amino-acid sequence MQKMEEHLVSIITPVYNAEKFLEETILSVQNQTYQNWELLLVDDVSTDNSVEIIEKYSKEDSRIKLIKLKENSGAAVARNTAIKAAEGRFVAFLDSDDKWHNEKLEKQIEFMLQNQYAFTFTNYRIITEDSYDTGKVVKVPKEIDYEGLLKNTIIGCLTVVLDKEKIGHFEMVNIRTRQDFVLWLDILKRGYKAYGLQEELAYYRKVKGSISSNKLKAAKRNWQVYREIEKISFLRSLWYFIMYATNAIKKS is encoded by the coding sequence ATGCAAAAGATGGAAGAACATTTAGTGTCAATCATTACGCCAGTTTATAATGCAGAAAAATTTCTGGAGGAAACAATACTTTCTGTTCAAAATCAGACATATCAAAATTGGGAGTTGTTATTAGTAGATGATGTATCTACTGATAATAGTGTTGAAATAATTGAGAAGTATAGTAAGGAAGATTCCAGAATAAAGTTGATAAAACTAAAGGAGAATAGTGGAGCTGCAGTTGCTCGTAATACAGCAATAAAGGCGGCTGAAGGTAGGTTTGTTGCTTTTCTTGATAGTGACGATAAATGGCACAATGAAAAGCTTGAAAAACAAATTGAGTTCATGTTGCAAAACCAATATGCATTCACTTTTACAAACTACCGTATTATTACAGAGGATAGTTACGATACTGGGAAGGTCGTCAAGGTACCTAAAGAAATCGACTATGAAGGTTTATTAAAGAATACTATTATTGGTTGTTTAACGGTTGTTCTTGATAAAGAGAAAATAGGTCACTTTGAAATGGTTAATATTAGAACAAGACAAGACTTTGTACTTTGGTTAGATATACTCAAAAGAGGATATAAAGCATATGGTTTACAAGAAGAATTAGCATATTACCGGAAAGTTAAAGGTTCAATTTCTAGCAATAAACTGAAAGCGGCCAAAAGAAATTGGCAAGTGTATCGAGAAATTGAGAAAATATCATTTTTACGTTCTTTGTGGTATTTTATTATGTACGCAACTAATGCAATAAAAAAATCGTAG
- a CDS encoding O-antigen ligase family protein gives MINYIREKNVNIFYILILIFFALIPYSVSTMYQKILPVPTSVMISMIVSGSAVLFILFNKTAVKNMEFHHKVLLFFFYFPVLSATFSSFYNLSLLSSVEYVEYFKGSLTSRVVNYSIFFFIVYFIIQIRNTLTDNQIGAIIKTYVWSLLIMVIVGIWQLSYFLFDVPMFNLNTRSYVHSVSDDVLFNFRLTSFADEPSYLVPFMLDLIILGSLVFASLKRYLLFVFVPALTVLLFSFSVSGYANLALILFVFIALILLSNFKYKRKLLLGLLVIMGIGMTVVLIKSDVFIKFAQPVIGRLDTIFDIEHHSRMYMYVMPFVWIFDHSIISAVFGYGPGSYEFLSLTKILPNTAPVSTTSNNMFVDLIFEHGIFGFLFLLIFITYYLFFLFKRRNINRYFFIANILFIHLVITSLYRGDFVTPRFWGLMIILVLLVEMGNRLKEH, from the coding sequence ATGATCAACTATATTCGAGAAAAGAATGTAAATATCTTTTATATTTTAATTTTAATTTTTTTTGCATTAATTCCGTATTCAGTATCAACCATGTATCAAAAAATACTGCCTGTTCCTACATCCGTAATGATTTCGATGATAGTTTCAGGTTCGGCAGTATTATTTATCTTGTTCAATAAAACAGCTGTAAAAAACATGGAATTTCATCATAAGGTATTGTTGTTTTTCTTTTATTTTCCTGTTTTGTCAGCGACATTTTCTTCGTTTTATAATTTGTCTTTGCTAAGCTCTGTAGAGTATGTGGAATATTTTAAAGGTTCTCTAACTTCTCGTGTTGTGAATTATAGTATCTTTTTCTTTATAGTGTATTTTATTATCCAAATTAGAAATACACTAACAGATAATCAGATTGGAGCCATTATTAAAACGTATGTGTGGTCCCTTTTAATAATGGTTATTGTGGGAATATGGCAGCTTTCTTATTTTTTATTTGATGTTCCTATGTTTAACTTGAACACGCGGTCTTATGTCCATAGTGTTTCTGATGACGTCCTTTTTAACTTTAGGCTAACATCATTTGCTGACGAACCTAGTTATTTAGTCCCCTTCATGTTGGATTTAATTATTTTAGGTTCATTAGTCTTTGCTAGTTTAAAGCGCTATTTGTTATTTGTGTTTGTTCCTGCTTTAACAGTTCTGTTGTTTTCATTTTCTGTAAGTGGCTACGCTAACTTAGCTTTAATTTTATTTGTATTCATTGCTTTAATTTTGTTATCCAATTTTAAATATAAAAGAAAGCTGCTTTTAGGATTGTTAGTTATAATGGGGATTGGAATGACCGTCGTGCTAATAAAAAGTGATGTATTTATCAAATTTGCTCAACCGGTAATTGGAAGGTTGGACACGATATTTGATATTGAACATCACAGTCGAATGTATATGTATGTCATGCCGTTTGTATGGATTTTTGATCATTCTATAATAAGTGCTGTTTTTGGATATGGGCCAGGCTCTTACGAATTTCTTTCATTAACTAAAATACTTCCTAATACAGCACCTGTATCTACAACTTCTAATAACATGTTCGTAGATTTGATTTTTGAACACGGAATATTTGGTTTTTTATTTTTGTTAATTTTTATAACCTACTACTTATTCTTTCTTTTTAAAAGAAGAAATATCAATAGGTACTTTTTTATAGCAAATATCCTCTTTATACATTTGGTCATCACTTCTCTCTATAGAGGGGATTTTGTTACACCGAGGTTCTGGGGGTTAATGATAATTTTAGTCCTCCTAGTAGAAATGGGAAACAGGTTGAAAGAGCATTAA
- a CDS encoding glycosyltransferase, giving the protein MNKVIDQSKKHISFLLNNFEEGGVERIFINLATELSTRGYTVSFICFKKNGGFLDQVPSNIQIIELNVKRAISSIPKLIYTLNKEKVDVLISAKHYINIVAALANKLSFHNTKLILSGHGMYHRKKIDPLPTLMKMFYPTADAIIAVSKGVAEDISKITNIPMSMIDVIYNPVITNHFIEKASNTSDLKVGSKEKLIVSVGRLSEEKDYKTLIMAFKTVVEKVPSKLIIVGEGPQRRELEKLITELNLQKHVELPGFKENPYDYMKKCDLFVLSSKTEGLPTVLIEALFFRKKIISTDCPSGPREILEGGKLGTLTPVGDYKFLSNAMLEALTNTTSDIKSDLREKAFEFSTEKTVYEYEKLINSL; this is encoded by the coding sequence ATGAATAAAGTGATTGACCAATCAAAAAAACACATTTCATTTTTACTTAATAATTTTGAAGAAGGGGGGGTTGAAAGAATTTTCATTAACTTAGCTACAGAATTAAGTACCAGGGGATATACCGTTTCATTTATTTGTTTTAAAAAGAACGGAGGTTTTCTCGATCAAGTCCCTTCTAATATCCAAATAATAGAACTTAATGTTAAAAGAGCAATTAGTAGTATTCCAAAATTAATTTATACACTGAATAAAGAAAAGGTAGACGTCCTTATTTCTGCCAAGCATTATATTAACATTGTAGCTGCACTAGCAAACAAACTTTCATTTCATAATACAAAATTAATCTTATCGGGTCATGGTATGTATCATAGAAAAAAAATAGACCCATTACCAACGCTGATGAAAATGTTTTATCCTACAGCTGATGCTATTATTGCTGTCTCTAAAGGTGTAGCCGAAGACATTTCTAAAATAACAAATATACCCATGAGTATGATTGACGTAATATATAACCCGGTTATTACAAACCATTTCATAGAAAAAGCCTCTAACACCAGTGATTTAAAAGTTGGATCAAAAGAAAAATTAATTGTTTCTGTTGGAAGGCTTTCTGAAGAAAAAGATTATAAAACGCTAATTATGGCATTCAAAACAGTCGTTGAAAAAGTACCTTCAAAATTAATTATTGTTGGCGAAGGTCCACAGCGAAGAGAGCTAGAGAAGCTAATAACAGAATTAAATTTACAGAAGCATGTAGAACTCCCTGGTTTTAAAGAAAACCCTTATGATTATATGAAAAAGTGTGATTTGTTTGTTCTTTCATCAAAAACAGAAGGTTTACCCACTGTTTTAATTGAGGCTCTATTTTTTAGAAAGAAAATTATCTCAACAGATTGTCCTAGTGGACCTCGAGAAATTTTAGAAGGTGGCAAGTTAGGAACCTTGACACCTGTAGGTGACTATAAATTTTTATCAAACGCAATGCTAGAGGCATTAACAAATACAACTTCGGATATTAAATCGGACTTAAGAGAGAAGGCATTTGAATTCTCAACAGAAAAAACAGTTTATGAATATGAAAAATTAATTAACTCTCTCTGA
- a CDS encoding glycosyltransferase family 2 protein, whose product MLSLIIPTLGTREEELHRLLKSIEGQSYDNYELIIVSQDNHEVVDEIISGVPIKEKCNHVRMNKKGLSIARNEGMKYVKGDIVTFSDDDCWYPPEAFANIVERIRREDAGAMCFQIFDPLCEQYYKDYGDREEQIDSIMRLFNVSSIEIFINLNKIDRKHVSFDERFGVGGIYPSGEENIFLTDLFKKGYQINYVPEIVVYHKKKSLAQIKMNDNQIIGKGALFRRIFSPPVALILTIAFVLKKNSVIENPIKGLFYASIKSLKFKP is encoded by the coding sequence TTGTTAAGTTTAATAATACCTACACTTGGTACAAGAGAAGAGGAATTACATAGATTACTTAAATCAATTGAAGGACAGTCTTATGATAATTACGAGTTAATAATTGTTTCACAAGATAATCACGAGGTAGTTGACGAGATTATTTCGGGAGTCCCGATAAAAGAAAAATGCAATCATGTTAGAATGAATAAAAAAGGGCTATCTATTGCCAGAAATGAAGGAATGAAGTATGTAAAAGGGGATATCGTTACATTCTCCGATGACGATTGCTGGTATCCTCCCGAAGCTTTTGCCAATATAGTGGAACGGATTAGGAGAGAAGATGCAGGAGCCATGTGCTTTCAAATTTTTGACCCATTATGTGAACAATATTACAAAGATTATGGGGATAGAGAAGAACAAATAGATAGTATCATGAGATTGTTTAATGTTTCGTCAATAGAGATTTTTATTAATCTGAATAAAATAGACAGAAAACATGTGTCTTTTGACGAAAGGTTTGGAGTAGGTGGGATTTATCCATCAGGTGAAGAAAATATTTTCCTAACTGATTTATTTAAAAAGGGCTACCAAATTAATTATGTACCTGAAATTGTTGTTTATCACAAAAAGAAAAGTCTAGCGCAAATCAAGATGAATGACAATCAGATAATTGGTAAAGGGGCTCTGTTCAGAAGAATATTCTCCCCTCCTGTTGCGCTAATTCTTACTATTGCCTTTGTATTGAAGAAGAATAGTGTAATTGAAAATCCGATAAAAGGGTTGTTTTATGCTTCGATAAAGTCTTTAAAATTCAAACCATAA